One Paraglaciecola mesophila genomic region harbors:
- a CDS encoding tyrosine-type recombinase/integrase yields MPLTASQVKSLKCPEDRSQIKKSDGNGLFLLVKNNGSKLWRFRYKYALKHQEMALGKYPLIGLADARIAAEQARILLSQGINPMAERQERKKKNSAEDTTFKAVAMKWWEQQRESWTTDSANRVKRWITVDSKEIGEIAIDEVDAGHITELMLSIEAKGTPKKAPNVLSTINRVYGYALAHRLTRHNPAQGLPLRDILKPLPKTQNRAAIITPEQLAPLIVAIDTDESGNYCTVEALKLIPRLFLRPKEIRFLQWSYIDFDEKLIRIPAEDMKRGREHLVPLATQVIEQLKKIRSITGYSKFVFPNDRDHTKPISKNVMTNRLRSLGYPADIMSAHGFRSTASTLLHEKGWEHDVIETQLAHLTGSATSRAYNRSMYLRERRKMMQSWADYLEDLKGYQL; encoded by the coding sequence ATGCCTCTTACAGCTTCTCAAGTAAAAAGTTTAAAATGTCCAGAAGACCGATCTCAAATAAAAAAATCAGATGGTAATGGACTGTTTCTATTGGTAAAAAATAACGGTTCAAAATTATGGAGGTTTAGGTACAAGTATGCGTTAAAACACCAAGAGATGGCGCTTGGAAAATACCCCTTAATTGGCCTTGCTGACGCAAGAATAGCTGCTGAGCAAGCACGTATCCTGTTGAGCCAAGGAATTAACCCCATGGCTGAGAGGCAGGAACGAAAGAAAAAAAATAGTGCTGAAGACACAACGTTCAAAGCCGTAGCTATGAAATGGTGGGAGCAGCAGAGAGAATCGTGGACAACAGATTCAGCCAACCGAGTGAAACGTTGGATAACGGTAGATTCGAAAGAGATTGGTGAAATCGCTATTGACGAAGTTGATGCGGGACACATAACTGAACTCATGTTATCTATTGAAGCGAAAGGGACTCCTAAAAAGGCACCTAATGTGCTGTCTACGATTAACAGAGTTTATGGTTATGCTCTTGCGCATAGATTGACAAGGCACAATCCAGCTCAAGGTTTACCGTTGAGGGATATATTAAAACCCCTTCCTAAGACACAAAATAGAGCGGCTATTATCACCCCAGAGCAACTAGCACCGTTAATAGTAGCAATTGATACAGATGAATCTGGGAACTATTGTACCGTAGAAGCGCTAAAACTCATTCCGAGGCTTTTTCTTAGACCGAAAGAGATTAGATTCTTACAGTGGTCCTATATCGATTTTGATGAGAAGCTTATTAGAATTCCCGCCGAAGATATGAAAAGAGGCCGTGAACATTTAGTTCCTCTAGCAACTCAAGTTATCGAACAACTGAAAAAAATAAGGTCTATTACAGGGTACTCGAAATTCGTTTTTCCTAACGATAGAGATCACACCAAGCCTATTAGTAAGAATGTCATGACAAATAGGTTACGCTCTCTGGGCTACCCTGCCGATATCATGTCTGCTCATGGCTTTCGGAGTACAGCTTCAACTCTTCTTCATGAAAAAGGCTGGGAACACGATGTTATAGAAACACAGTTAGCTCATTTAACAGGTTCAGCGACATCCAGAGCTTATAATCGCTCGATGTATTTACGCGAGCGCAGAAAAATGATGCAAAGCTGGGCTGATTATTTGGAAGACTTGAAGGGATATCAGCTCTAG
- the groL gene encoding chaperonin GroEL (60 kDa chaperone family; promotes refolding of misfolded polypeptides especially under stressful conditions; forms two stacked rings of heptamers to form a barrel-shaped 14mer; ends can be capped by GroES; misfolded proteins enter the barrel where they are refolded when GroES binds) produces the protein MAAKEVRFSDDARVKMLAGVNILANAVKVTLGPKGRNVVLDKSFGAPTITKDGVSVAKEIELEDKFENMGAQMVKEVASKANDEAGDGTTTATVLAQSIVTEGLKAVAAGMNPMDLKRGIDKAVIAAVEQLKALSVPCADSKAIAQVGTISANSDTEVGDLIAEAMDKVGKEGVITVEEGQSLQNELEVVEGMQFDRGYLSPYFMNNQENGTVELDSPFILLVDKKVSNIRELLPTLEAVAKASKPLLIIAEDVEGEALATLVVNNMRGIVKVAAVKAPGFGDRRKAMLQDLATLTGGTVISEEIGLELEKVTLEDLGTAKRVVINKDNTTVVDGAGEEDAIQGRVAQIRAQIEESSSDYDKEKLQERLAKLAGGVAVIKVGAATEVEMKEKKDRVEDALHATRAAVEEGVVAGGGVALVRAASKIVDLQGDNEDQTHGIKLLLRAMESPMRQIAANAGAEASVVTNAVKNGADNYGYNAGNDTYGDMLEMGILDPTKVTRSALQFAASIASLMITTEAMIAEAPKDDAPAMPDMGGMGGMGGMGGMM, from the coding sequence ATGGCAGCAAAAGAAGTACGTTTTTCTGACGACGCTCGCGTAAAAATGCTAGCAGGCGTTAACATTCTAGCTAACGCAGTAAAAGTTACCCTAGGTCCTAAAGGCCGTAACGTAGTATTAGACAAGTCATTCGGCGCACCTACTATCACTAAAGATGGTGTATCAGTAGCCAAAGAAATCGAATTAGAAGATAAATTCGAAAACATGGGCGCACAAATGGTGAAAGAAGTTGCTTCTAAAGCCAATGACGAAGCTGGTGACGGAACCACTACTGCAACGGTACTTGCACAGTCTATCGTGACTGAAGGCTTGAAAGCGGTAGCAGCGGGCATGAACCCAATGGATCTTAAGCGCGGTATCGACAAAGCAGTGATCGCTGCAGTTGAACAGCTTAAAGCCCTTTCTGTTCCATGTGCAGACAGCAAAGCGATTGCCCAAGTAGGTACTATCTCTGCTAACTCTGACACTGAAGTAGGCGACCTTATCGCTGAAGCAATGGACAAAGTAGGCAAAGAAGGCGTTATCACAGTTGAAGAAGGCCAATCTCTACAAAACGAACTAGAAGTTGTAGAAGGTATGCAGTTCGACCGTGGTTACTTATCTCCTTACTTCATGAACAACCAAGAAAACGGCACTGTAGAACTAGACAGCCCGTTCATCCTATTGGTTGACAAAAAAGTATCTAACATTCGTGAATTACTACCGACTCTTGAAGCAGTTGCAAAAGCCTCTAAGCCTTTGTTAATCATCGCTGAAGACGTTGAAGGTGAAGCACTTGCTACGCTAGTTGTGAACAACATGCGCGGTATCGTTAAAGTGGCAGCGGTTAAAGCACCTGGTTTCGGCGACCGTCGTAAAGCCATGCTTCAAGATCTTGCCACCTTAACAGGCGGTACTGTGATTTCTGAAGAAATCGGTCTAGAGCTTGAAAAAGTAACTCTTGAAGACCTAGGTACAGCGAAGCGCGTTGTTATCAACAAAGACAACACCACAGTAGTTGACGGTGCTGGCGAAGAAGACGCGATCCAAGGCCGTGTTGCTCAAATACGTGCTCAAATCGAAGAATCAAGCTCAGACTACGACAAAGAGAAACTTCAAGAGCGTCTAGCGAAACTAGCTGGCGGTGTTGCGGTTATCAAAGTTGGCGCAGCCACTGAAGTTGAAATGAAAGAGAAGAAAGACCGCGTTGAAGATGCACTACACGCTACTCGCGCTGCGGTTGAAGAAGGCGTAGTTGCCGGTGGTGGTGTTGCACTAGTACGTGCAGCGTCTAAGATTGTTGACCTTCAAGGCGACAACGAAGACCAAACACACGGCATTAAATTGCTACTTCGTGCAATGGAATCTCCAATGCGTCAAATCGCTGCTAACGCCGGTGCAGAAGCATCAGTTGTGACTAACGCTGTTAAAAACGGCGCTGACAACTACGGCTACAACGCTGGTAACGACACTTACGGCGATATGCTAGAGATGGGTATTCTTGACCCAACTAAAGTAACGCGTTCAGCACTACAGTTCGCAGCATCAATCGCAAGCTTGATGATCACAACTGAAGCGATGATCGCTGAAGCACCTAAAGATGATGCACCTGCAATGCCTGATATGGGCGGCATGGGTGGTATGGGTGGAATGGGCGGCATGATGTAA
- a CDS encoding co-chaperone GroES, translating into MAIRPLNDRVIVKRHEQESKSAGGIVLTGSAAEKSTRGEVIAVGNGRTLDNGEVKAVDVKIGDIVIFNDGYGVKTEKLDGEEVLILSENDILAVVE; encoded by the coding sequence ATGGCAATTCGTCCTTTAAACGATCGCGTTATCGTTAAGCGTCACGAACAAGAAAGCAAATCTGCAGGCGGCATCGTTTTAACGGGCTCAGCAGCAGAAAAATCAACTCGCGGTGAAGTTATCGCTGTCGGCAATGGTCGCACACTTGATAACGGCGAAGTGAAAGCTGTTGACGTTAAAATCGGCGACATCGTTATTTTTAACGACGGTTACGGCGTGAAAACAGAGAAGCTAGATGGCGAAGAAGTATTGATTCTTAGCGAAAACGATATCCTAGCAGTAGTCGAATAA
- a CDS encoding DsbA family oxidoreductase, with amino-acid sequence MATPLKIDIVSDVSCPWCIIGYKALDEALGKLDGKVAADISWQPFELNPNMPPEGQEIVEHITEKYGISVEQSEQNREMIKQRGLDVGYEFGNRGGGRIYNTFDAHRLLHWAEEVGKQTELKLALFDLYFKESGDPSNHEQLLAVVERVGLDKAIAQDILTSGKYTQEVREAQHLYQSNGISSVPAVIVNNKHLISGGQPASVFEQALSQIAQEVEAANVEA; translated from the coding sequence ATGGCTACCCCCCTTAAAATAGATATCGTGTCTGACGTATCGTGTCCTTGGTGCATTATCGGTTATAAAGCCTTAGATGAAGCCTTAGGTAAACTTGACGGTAAAGTTGCAGCGGATATCAGTTGGCAGCCGTTCGAGCTCAATCCGAATATGCCCCCAGAGGGCCAAGAGATTGTTGAGCATATCACCGAAAAATACGGCATCAGTGTTGAGCAAAGTGAGCAGAACCGCGAAATGATCAAGCAGCGCGGCCTAGATGTGGGTTACGAATTTGGCAACCGTGGCGGTGGCCGTATTTATAATACCTTCGATGCTCACAGACTATTGCACTGGGCGGAAGAAGTGGGCAAACAAACCGAACTAAAATTAGCCCTGTTTGATTTGTACTTTAAAGAAAGTGGTGACCCGAGTAACCACGAGCAGTTACTCGCGGTAGTGGAGCGTGTTGGGCTGGATAAAGCAATTGCACAAGATATTTTAACCTCGGGTAAGTACACCCAAGAGGTACGTGAAGCTCAGCATTTATACCAGTCTAATGGCATTAGCTCTGTGCCTGCTGTGATTGTGAATAACAAGCATCTCATCAGTGGTGGCCAGCCTGCGTCTGTGTTTGAGCAAGCATTAAGCCAAATCGCCCAAGAGGTGGAAGCCGCGAACGTTGAGGCTTAA
- a CDS encoding iron-containing alcohol dehydrogenase, with product MTATITLPKIMQIGAGAINALPATLEQLGCQFPCIITDANMVTLGYTDKITDLLNAQNIDYGLFSKTMAEPSEDSILPAVDLVRQGKYDCLLALGGGSAIDTAKAIALLASHGGSMRDYKMPRPVNERSMPVIAIPTTAGTGSEATQATIITDASTDEKMLCMGPGLMPMAAIVDYELTLSLPLRIAADTGIDALTHAIEAYVSRKANLFSDQQAIAAMKLIGRNLLRTCQDATDLAAREAVMLGATLAGIAFSNASVALVHGMSRPLGVHFHVPHGLSNAMLLPTITEYSISSAPTRYAQCAMYMGLVDNITDENQAHQALLNQLKRINQTLCVPTLAEFGVDKGVFFSTLPLMAEQALASGSPNNNPRLASKDEIVTLYKTAWDSK from the coding sequence ATGACTGCCACGATTACTCTCCCTAAAATCATGCAAATCGGTGCAGGGGCCATCAACGCTCTGCCCGCAACACTCGAGCAGCTTGGCTGTCAATTTCCATGCATTATTACAGACGCCAATATGGTAACCCTTGGCTATACCGATAAGATCACTGACTTACTAAACGCGCAAAACATAGACTACGGGCTATTTAGCAAAACCATGGCTGAACCAAGTGAGGATTCTATCTTGCCGGCGGTCGATTTAGTTCGTCAGGGCAAATACGATTGCTTACTGGCATTAGGAGGTGGCAGTGCCATAGATACCGCCAAGGCAATTGCGTTATTAGCTAGCCACGGAGGCAGCATGCGTGATTATAAAATGCCACGCCCTGTTAATGAGCGTAGCATGCCAGTCATTGCCATTCCTACCACAGCAGGTACGGGCTCAGAAGCGACTCAAGCGACCATTATTACCGATGCCAGCACAGACGAGAAAATGCTGTGCATGGGCCCTGGGTTGATGCCCATGGCAGCCATAGTTGATTACGAGTTAACCCTAAGTTTACCTCTGCGTATTGCGGCTGACACCGGCATTGACGCCCTGACTCACGCAATCGAAGCCTATGTGAGTCGCAAAGCCAATTTGTTCAGCGACCAACAAGCCATCGCTGCAATGAAGTTAATTGGGCGCAACCTACTGCGTACCTGCCAAGATGCGACAGACCTAGCCGCCCGTGAAGCGGTTATGCTCGGGGCTACATTGGCAGGTATCGCCTTCTCAAACGCCTCTGTTGCCCTAGTGCATGGTATGAGCCGCCCGTTAGGTGTGCATTTTCATGTACCCCATGGGTTAAGCAACGCTATGTTGCTCCCTACTATCACTGAATACTCTATTAGCAGTGCACCCACACGCTACGCACAGTGCGCTATGTATATGGGACTGGTCGATAATATAACGGATGAAAATCAGGCACACCAAGCGCTGCTGAACCAATTAAAGCGAATCAATCAAACTCTCTGCGTACCCACGTTAGCCGAGTTTGGAGTGGATAAAGGGGTATTCTTTAGCACCTTGCCCCTCATGGCAGAACAAGCGCTGGCCTCCGGCTCGCCGAACAACAACCCTCGCTTGGCCAGTAAAGATGAGATCGTAACCTTGTATAAAACCGCTTGGGATAGTAAATAG
- a CDS encoding FAD-dependent oxidoreductase — translation MSKNVYQFVDVERIDPPKKPIVVRKAEFAEIYQPLTQSQTEGQADRCLDCGNPYCEWKCPVHNFIPQWLELANQGKILEAAELSHKTNSLPEVCGRVCPQDRLCEGACTLNDDFGAVTIGSIEKYITDTAFQMGWRPDMSGVVATNKKVAIVGAGPAGLACADILVRNGVKPVVYDKYPEIGGLLTFGIPAFKLEKDVITRRREIFTEMGVEFVLNTEIGKDIDFQTLLDEYDSVFLGMGTYKPMQGGFANEGAPGVYEALPFLIANINRHLKFEKSADEFVDMKGKKVVVLGGGDTTMDCVRTSIRQGATDVICAYRRDEDSMPGSRREVVNAKEEGVEFTFNVQPLDIELDADGNACGVRCVKTEMGEPDAEGRRRPVVIEGSEHVIEADAVIIAFGFQPSPAGWFGDYGIILDEKGRVRAPAKGKYPFQTSNPKIFSGGDMVRGSDLVVTAIFEGREAAEGMLDYMGV, via the coding sequence ATGTCTAAAAACGTATATCAATTTGTTGACGTAGAACGTATCGACCCGCCGAAAAAGCCGATCGTTGTGCGTAAAGCAGAATTTGCTGAAATCTATCAGCCATTGACCCAATCACAAACAGAGGGTCAAGCCGACCGTTGTTTAGATTGCGGTAACCCTTATTGTGAATGGAAATGCCCAGTGCATAACTTTATCCCTCAGTGGCTTGAACTCGCCAACCAAGGGAAAATTTTAGAAGCCGCTGAGCTTTCTCACAAAACCAACAGTTTGCCAGAAGTGTGTGGCCGAGTTTGCCCACAAGACCGTTTATGTGAAGGCGCATGTACCCTGAACGACGACTTTGGTGCCGTTACTATTGGCAGTATCGAAAAATACATTACCGACACTGCCTTTCAAATGGGCTGGCGCCCAGACATGTCAGGCGTAGTGGCCACAAACAAGAAAGTCGCTATTGTGGGCGCTGGGCCTGCGGGCCTTGCCTGTGCGGATATTCTCGTACGCAACGGCGTTAAACCCGTTGTGTATGACAAGTACCCAGAAATTGGCGGCTTGCTAACCTTTGGTATTCCGGCCTTTAAGCTTGAGAAAGACGTGATCACCCGTCGTCGTGAAATTTTCACCGAAATGGGCGTTGAGTTTGTCCTCAACACTGAAATCGGCAAAGACATCGACTTTCAAACCTTGCTTGATGAATACGATTCCGTGTTCTTAGGCATGGGCACGTACAAGCCAATGCAAGGCGGCTTTGCGAATGAAGGCGCGCCAGGTGTTTACGAAGCTCTGCCCTTCTTGATTGCCAACATTAACCGTCACCTTAAGTTTGAAAAATCAGCGGATGAGTTCGTTGATATGAAAGGCAAGAAGGTCGTGGTGTTAGGCGGTGGTGATACCACAATGGATTGCGTACGTACTTCTATTCGCCAAGGTGCAACAGATGTTATCTGTGCCTATCGTCGTGACGAAGACAGCATGCCGGGCTCACGCCGCGAAGTGGTTAACGCTAAAGAAGAAGGCGTTGAATTCACCTTTAACGTACAACCTCTAGACATCGAGTTAGACGCCGATGGCAATGCTTGCGGTGTACGCTGCGTGAAAACCGAAATGGGCGAGCCGGATGCAGAAGGGCGTCGTCGTCCGGTTGTTATCGAAGGCTCAGAACATGTCATCGAAGCAGATGCGGTCATTATTGCCTTTGGTTTTCAGCCGAGTCCTGCTGGTTGGTTTGGTGATTACGGTATTATTCTGGATGAAAAAGGCCGCGTACGTGCGCCAGCAAAAGGAAAATACCCGTTCCAAACATCTAACCCTAAGATTTTCTCTGGGGGCGATATGGTACGTGGCTCTGACCTAGTCGTTACTGCTATTTTCGAAGGCCGCGAAGCCGCCGAAGGTATGCTCGACTACATGGGCGTATAA